The Toxorhynchites rutilus septentrionalis strain SRP chromosome 3, ASM2978413v1, whole genome shotgun sequence genome includes a region encoding these proteins:
- the LOC129779121 gene encoding jerky protein homolog-like: MTRLLFRQWFHEEFVPAVRKFSAERGLEPKALLVLDNCTSHYDVDESLQSDDGLIQVIYFPPNVTAECQPMDQAVINAIKRKYKRKLMLALILENEHLSFDERLKKINLQQCISWLATSWEEISDKTIRNSWKKLIDGLPEDAVNVDSKAADDDFKALVSRIDSLAGTKTSEQDIDLWIKDQVYDADHNPDWVTSEVFSDDEILSSVLKKGQPEMQEEWLVDTEDGSNSFDTSITSTGDPDFGDAIKSIDCLVRYMKHDVAEVCRLNALRSKITEVEWLKRAC, from the exons atgaCCAGACTGTTGTTCCGTCAATGGTTCCACGAAGAGTTTGTCCCCGCTGTTCGAAAATTttcggccgagagaggattggAGCCAAAGGCATTGCTGGTTCTTGATAATTGCACCAGTCATTATGACGTTGACGAATCTCTACAGAGTGACGATGGACTGATTCAAGTGATCTACTTCCCACCAAATGTAACTGCTGAATGCCAGCCGATGGACCAAGCGGTCATCAATGCAATCAAGCGAAAGTATAAAAGAAAACTGATGCTCGCATTAATTCTGGAAAACGAACACTTAAG TTTCGATGAACGATTGAAGAAGATTAATCTTCAACAGTGTATTTCGTGGTTGGCAACCTCTTGGGAGGAGATATCTGACAAAACTATACGTAATTCGTGGAAGAAATTGATCGATGGTTTGCCGGAGGATGCTGTTAATGTAGACTCGAAAGCGGCCGATGATGACTTCAAAGCGCTTGTGTCCAGGATTGACAGTTTGGCAGGAACAAAAACATCTGAGCAAGATATTGATCTGTGGATCAAAGATCAGGTGTATGATGCTGATCATAATCCAGATTGGGTAACCAGTGAAGTGTTCTCTGATGACGAGATTTTGTCATCAGTTCTCAAGAAAGGTCAACCTGAAATGCAAGAAGAATGGTTGGTAGACACAGAAGATGGAAGTAATTCGTTTGATACTTCCATTACTAGTACCGGAGATCCTGATTTTGGCGATGCAATCAAGTCAATTGATTGCCTAGTTCGCTATATGAAGCATGATGTTGCAGAAGTATGCCGTTTGAACGCGCTACGTTCGAAAATCACTGAAGTTGAATGGCTAAAACGAGCATGTTGA